DNA sequence from the Leuconostoc lactis genome:
CGCTGTGGCATAACCAAGATAGTAAGCCACTTTGTCCACGACTTCATTTGCCAAGAAGTCACCATCTTTTGCCAAGTCAAAGACAATCTTTGATGTCACTTCGTCACCGTCAGAAATCAATTGCTTCAACTTTGATGAGCCAACGTAAGCTTCTGAAAAGTCTTGTGCCAAGTGAACAACACCTGTTGCTGACGCATATTGTTCCAAGCAACCGCGGTTACCGCATGTGCACAAGTAGCCATTTGGTTCAACAACCACGTGCCCAACTTCACCACCAGCACCGGCTGTCCCGTGAATTAATTGCCCGTTGGCAACCAAACCACCACCAACACCAGTACCAAGTGTCACAAATGAGACATCAGCATCATTGTTACCGGCACCCTTCCAGGCTTCACCAAGTGCAGCAGCGTTGGCATCGTTATCAAGCGTCAAAGGCAAACCAGTGCCTGCTTCGATGTCAGCCTTAACCGGTTGTTCAGTCTTCCAGTTCAAGTTGAAGGCACCCGTCACTGTACCTGCTTCACGGTTAACCGTACCAGGCGTTCCCATCCCAATACCAATCACACGTTCGCGATCCAATTGGTACAAATCAAGATGGTGATTAATTGATGCAATAATGTCTGGTACAATGTGTGACCCTTCGTCAAAAATGTTCGTCTTAATTGACCACTTTTGTTGGATTTCACCTGCATCAGTCAAGATTGCAAATTTGATTGTTGTGCCACCAAGGTCAACACCGATGAGTTTATCTTTAGCCATTGTTTTTTGGTGTATGTTGCCAATAGGGTAGCTCACTCACATGCCCTACCCAGCCGCATACATTTCCTCCTAAGAAATTTATTACCCATTCATTCTAACAGAAAACACTGACGATATGCAAGCGTTTTCATAGTTTTCAAAACAATTTTCATGCGCTTTAGTCACTAGGATTAGCGACCTCTTGTTCATGCTCATGCACTAAAATGATCTTCATTCGGGCATATTCCTGCCGGTCAATCACATTAGCTTTATACAAATTATCCACTTCTAATGCAGCCACTTCAATATCCCATAGGCGCTTTCCGACATGAATGTAAACACCAAAACGTTTGAGATACGTCAAAATATCATAAAAGTTCTTCATCCAATACCACCTTTTGATAACCATGTTAGGAGCACTAACAGCCCACTCACCCCAACAAGTGTCCAACGCATATACAGCGGAAACTTCCCTGAACGCCCGTAAAATCCGGCCATAACAGCAAACATAATCCCGCCAACCAGGCCACCAATATGGCCCCACATATCAACACCATTCGCACCGAACCCCATCACCAAGTTCAGTCCGACAAAGAGTAACAAGGTTTTCCCTTGTGCAAGAATTTCTGGATCATGCCGAAACTGACTAACAAACATCAACAAGCCACCAAACAGCCCAAATAAGGCAGTGGAAGCACCAACAGACACCGTTAAGGGTGCGAAAAGATAGGACATGATATTACCCACCACGCCACCGAATAAGTACAAGCCTAAAAATTTTCGGTGACCAAAAACCGCTTCTGCTAAGGGTCCGATAAACCAGAGCGTTAACATGTTAGTGATAATATGTAGCCAACCAGCATGTAAAAAAATCGGTGTGAGCAATCGCCAGTACTGGTGATCTATGGCAATCGCTGGTCCCCACTTGGCACCCAGCGCAACCAATAATTGCCCGTTCGTTGTTTGCCCATGGCCCATGATGACCTCCACCCCAAACATCACGAGGCTGATGGCCACGAGGCTGACCGTTACGGGCGCTTTTTTAAATTGTATCTGAATCGCATCTATCATGTATTTATTGTACACCCAAACCGACCACGCGACCAACGCTCAAGGCTACGAGCTGTGGGTCATGGAAGGTATAAGTTGGATATTCTTGTTGCAAGGCTTGCTGATATAAACGGAGCTGACCACGATAACGTTGGACTAACTTGGCCAAATCTTCTGTCATGCGATCTGGTCGAATATAATCCGTTTTATAGTCAAAAAGCGTGATCGATTGGGTTGTGTGATCGATGAAATAACCATCAATAATCCCGTGAACCAACACCGGTGCCGAATCTGCTAATCCTTGATAAATCTGGTTAGCTGGCATAATCATGGCAAACGTCGCTTCACGCGTTAAGGTTGCTGCATGTTGCATGACCCGCTGGGCAAATGGTGTCGCTAAGAATTGTAAGATCTGATCTAAATTAATTAAATCAGCGACTGGTTGCGTCATTCGCCCATTAGCCACTAGTTGATCCCGCAGCTCCGTCAAGGACTCACGTGTTTGTGGCACGGTAAAATCTAACAATTGCAACATTAAGTGCGTTGCCGTCCCAATTGCAGCACTAGAAGGTTGTTGCGACCCATCCGTCATAAACGTTGGTAACGTTAAATTCGCTGACACTAAATCATTGGCTGGCGATAACTGCCCATCTTCCGCCACTGTCAATGAGACCATTTGTGGGCGATCAGGATCTTCGAATAACCGCTTCATCTCACTGACAGATTGATACGCTGCCGTCTGGGTCGCTGCCATATTTGGATACTGATAGCCCAACATCGCTTGCGCCGCCTGGAAATCTTTGGCATCATAATCTTGACTGTTCGGCGTTGCCACCTCAGTTGGCGTCGTGTTATCCGTTGGTAAATGAATCGTTGCTTCCGGTATTAAATTCACTGTCAGCTGACCCGTTTGCGTGGTTTCTGGTCCGAGAAGACGTGGTTTGTCCCCTTCGCCCAACCAAGCTTCCAACGTTGGTTCTTGTGTGCGGGCAAGAGCCAAAATTAACCAATCGAGATAAGATTTCGCCGTCAGACGTAAATCTTCGCCTAAAAATTGGCCCGTGTTATTTTTAGCCCGTTGCCATAACGTTTGTAACGCTGTGCTTTGCCCGGACTCACTAACAGACGCACTCCCGATAAGGTGTAATTGTTGTTCAGCACGGGTCAAAGCCACATACAGCAGGCGCATTTCTTCTGACCAACTCTGGCGTTTGAGTGCTTGTTGGACGACCAATTGTTGCAAAGTTGGCATGCTTACCAAGGCATCTGGTTGTAGATAATTAATCCCAATACCGGCATTTTTTTGCAACAAGACTTTTCCCTTTAAATCCTTGGTGTTAAAAGCTTTATCGAATTCTGGGATAAATACAATGGGGAATTCTAGCCCTTTTGAAGCATGAATGGTCATGACACGCACCGCTTGTTCGTCTGCTTCTTGGGGTGCTTCGCCCAACTGACCATCGTTTTGCTGTAATTGTTCGATATACCGGACAAACCGGAATAAGCCAGCATTGGTATTGTTTTGATAAGTTCGAGCATAAGCATAGAGCGCATGCAAATTCGCTTGCCGCTGACCGCCACCCGGCATCCCCGCCACATAATCGAGCCACGCCGTATCATCAAAAATCGTCCAAATCAACGTCACTAAATCATTTTGAATCGCGAGTTGATGCCATTTTCCAAATTGGTCGATAATTTTTTGTGCAGCCAGATGCGTTGTTGCATAGGTTGTTAAGGCCGTCCAAAAATCATGCTGTTGATCCGCTAATCGAATCTCGGCCAGGTCATTTTCCGTTAACCCAAACATTGGCGACCGCAATACAGCCACTAACGGAATATCTTGGTGGGGATTATCAATGACCCGCAAAACATCCAGCATGAGATAAACTTCCATGGTTTGAAAATAATTCCCCACCGCATCAACTTGTACCGGAATACCAGCGGCGCGCAGACTCGCTACTAAGTCAATATAGCCGGCCTTTGAGCGGGTCAGAATCGCAATATCCCCGTATTGTACCGGCCGCATCCCCGCCGGTGTTGCCTTACGATCATAAATTGTCGTTTCCCGCAATGCCAGTATCTTTTCAGCTACTCGGGCATACTGGGCCTGTCGTTTTTCAAAATTTTCCACCGTCTCGTCAGCTTCTGTTGGCTCAGCTGCCTGTGCCTGCTTAGTAATAATGTCCACTGAAAAGACCGGCGGTACACTGGCTGGATAGTCAGCTTTTGGTACCAACTTAGCTTCGCCCAAATACGCAATGTCCCCTAATTTTTCATCCATGAGCTGTGTGAAAATTAAGTTGGTCATGGCCGTGACATTATTGTGTGACCGGAAATTATCGGCTAATTCAATTCGCTGATTATCGTTGTCAGCTTGCGCAAACTGTTTATATTTATGCGTAAATAGCGACGGTTCCGCCTGACGAAAACCATAAATACTTTGTTTGACATCACCAACCATGTACATATTATGGCCATTGGCAACTTGTGTCAGTAAGGTTTCTTGTAATTGGTTAATATCTTGATACTCATCGACCAAAATTTCATCAAACTGACTTTGAATCGTTTCACGGGTTGCCGTATCGGCTAATATCTCTAATGCTAAGGCCCCTAAATCCGGAAAGTCCACTAATTGGGCAGCGCGCTTCGCATCAGTAAACGCCGTCCGAAACGTCTGGGTTACCAAAACCAACGTCGCAACAAGCTGTTGTGAGGCGTCAGTAATCGTTTGCCACTGGCTTTGCGTGAACCGGAAAAACGTCTCCGTAAGTTGCTTTAACTGTGATTTGGCCCCAATCACTTGGTTTTTAACCGCGACAGCTTGGGCCAAAATATCCAAAAGTTCTGGCTCATCAGCCACGCCTTTGCTGGACTTCGTTTCTAAACTCACCTTAGGTGGCTGTAACAGCACTTGGCGTAGATCATCCCATTGCGCACTAGTGGCCATTGTCTGCACTTGTTGCAAATAGTCTTGTATTGTGGCCAACGCAAGCGTTGTTTTCTTCAGTTCTGGCACTCCTGACACCAGAACTTGGGCATCTTGAACCGCTGCTAATAGCGGTGTGATAGTGGTTGTCAGCGTTGGTAGGATATGTTGTTGGTACAGGTCAGATTGCGTGATAGCCGTCGTCAAATCTAACTGATTGTCAGCGAGTTGAGCCAACCATGCGGCACCATCAGGGCGTGCTTCTGCAAAATCCGTGAGCTTTAAGATAATGTCTTGTAACGCATTATCTTGCCCTGGTTGCCCAAAATTATTGACCAAAGCCAAAAAATCGGCGTGATGTTCGTGGTCTTCTTCATAGAAAGCCGCCAAAACTTGCGCCAGCACATCTTGGCGCAACATATCACGTTCGGCTGTATCCGAAAGCAACCGAAACTGTGGATCCAACCCGATGACATGATAATAATTTTCAATCAAACGCAACGCATAAGCGTCAATTGTTGAAATATTGGCTGCTGGTAAAAGTAACAGCTGTTCTTGTAAAAAGCGTTTAGTTGCCGCATCAACTGCCGGTAGCCGTTTTTCAATCGCTACTTCTAAACGTTCACGCATTTCTTGCGCGGCTGCATTAGTAAAAGTCACAATTAAAAAGTTGGTCACACTGGCCCCGTTTAAAATTTTCTGAATCAAACGTTCAATTAAAACCGTCGTTTTCCCAGAGCCCGCTGATGCGGCAACTAAAATATTGTGCCCTGTATCATCAACTGCACGTTGTTGATTAACTGTGAATGTCGTGCTCATCTGCCGTCTCCTCTTGCAAAATCTTTAAAATGGCTGTTTTTCCCTTGGGAGATTCAGGCCGATATCGATCACCCAATGAGCGATCAAAACGTAAAATATCGGTATACGGTGTGTACTGCAAACTCCCCATTGTTGGTAACAAAGGAAATTCACCACCTAAAATGTGGTCGCCAGCTTGTGTGATATTTTCAGCATTGTGCTGCAACAATAAGCCAAAATCGTCTGCTTCGACAAAATCGCTCGTCGCATACAATTGCCCATCTTTCTTCTTTTTCAGCTGATAAAATAGCGCGGCCTCACCGTCATCCAGCAGTTCCAAACTATCGAGATAGTCTGGCTCCGCCACAAATAACCCACGATACTTGAAAATTTCCGGCTGCACCTGACCCGCCAACAAAGCATCAACATCGCCCTTAAAGTCGGCAATGCGACGTCGTTCCGGCGCAATTTTAGCAAAAAATGCCCCACCAATGGCTTCAACCCCAAGCGCTTCCGCATTTTTTTGTGCGGCCTGCCAATAGGTCAGCAATTGCATTTGTAACCCGTCAAAGGCTTGCGCCCAATCAAATTGTTTGCCGTTAGACTTGTAATCAATAATCGTCCCAAACACACCGTTGGGGTCTTGACGATCTAACCGATCAATTTTACCTCGGACTTTAATTGGTCCACGTCGGCCAGAAAATTCTAGTGCTGGCAAGGCGCCCTTAACCGGAAAGCCAAAGAGTTGTTCCACTGCTTGTGGATAAGACCCATTAGCACGGGCAGCTTGCTGCAAATTTATCATGAGTTGTCGACTAATTTTGGCCAAATGATCGCGCACTGCCCGCATTTTCCCATTAGTCGCCAGTAATTGATACACTGGCAGCGACAATTCAGCGGTCATGGCCTGTGATACAAGGTCTAATAATTCTTCTGTCGTCACATCGCGCAAACTCACCTGTCGCTGGATCAACGCGCGGATCACTTGTTCTAATACGGCATGGTATAACGTTCCCGTCTGGGCCACATTAAGTTCGTTGGTCGTCCGCTCTTTAAGCCGTAACCCATACTGCAAAAAATAAGCCAACGGATTATTATAATAACTTTCCAATTGTGAAATAGACACATTTAACTGCTGACCGAATAAGGACTGAACAAATTCAGGGCGTAAAATTTCTGTTTGGTTGCGATAATTTGGTGCGGATAACACGCGTTCTAATCGGTCTTGTTGCGTCACACTAATAGCATTTTGCAGGGCTTTAAACGCCGACGACTGTTGATAAGTAGGGATTAATTTGACTAATTCAGACAAGGTTGCTCGTGGCGTGCTTGTGTAATTTTTCAACAATGCTGCACTATCTGCTGGCACCCGTGTGATTTTGGTGACAGGTGTTTGGAACGTTGAGACGAGTCGTTGATAAAATGGCGACATATCCGCAATTTTCCCCGCACTGTCAAGGACCGGATAAGACAAAGTCACGCTGGTATTAGCAGATGATAACGCCCCATAAAATAGCAGATTTTCTTCGGCCATTTGTTGTTGCGCGGTATTTTGTAAGTATTTCGGTTGCTCACCGGCTTGTAAGGCTGGTTGCACAATCAAACGCTCGGCATCATTAATCAAAGCCGTTGTCTTGGCTTGCGCCGGTAAGTTTGTCCGTGTCCCCCCAATAAAAAATAGATGCCGGTAGCGGTTACTTTGCACAATCCCAGCTTCCGAAATGGTCAGTTGATCTAAATGATTGGGAATCCCAGAGAATTTGGCGCCCGCAAAACCAGCCGTCAAAATCGCTTTAAATTGCGCGAGGTCAAATACTGCATCCCCATCAATGGCGACCAATTCATCTAACGTGGCCGTGAAAAGTTGCCAAACTTCACCGCCTTGCCGCGAACGGGCGAGATCACCAGCCGCAAGATATTGATCACGCTGTGCCAAAATGGCATCTGTCACATGATACTTTTGCAACCACATGACCAAGCCTGTTGCCGCTTCCCGCATCGTTTTAGCGTGATCAAAGCTTTCTTGTAACGCATCAAAGGCCGCCAAAATAAACCGACGTAAGGTTTCAATACGCCGATTAATCTGTTGATCTTCAGTTTCTAATGTGACATCATCCTCGGCAACTTCATCTGTCATTGTAAACAATTCAAACGGCTGGTCTAAATGCCGCCACCGTGCTTCAAACGGCTTATTGGCATAGAGATAGTTATCAAAATAACTTACCACATCAAAAAATTCAGCTTCCGGTACTAACGCTTGATCTTGAAACGGTCGCAGAAGGCTCGTTTTTAAAATTGCCATGACATTTTGGTATTGCAAGCGTTCACTCGTTGGCATGAGCAAATTCAGCAATAGCTCCACTAAAGGATGATTGGCCATTTTTTGGTCGGTATCCAAAAAGTAAGGTAATTCTAATTGCGCCATGACTTCAGGGATATGATCAGTGTAAGGCGTGAGGTCACGCACCAAAATCAAAATATCGCGCAAGTGTAAATCAGGATCTGCTAATAATAGGCGTCGAATACGTCGCCCTACTTCCTGAATCTCAACGATGGTATTTTCCGCAGCAAACACCGACAAGTCCGATGCTGGTTGGTCGGCTTGATATGGCCGGTATTCGCCGAGATGGGTCCAAGCTGTCAATAATTGTGCACTTGTTTGACTGAGTGTTCGTCTGGTCTGTGGCTGTTCAAGTCTCACCGGCTGCTCTGCTTGCTTTGCCAAGCGCATGAGTTCTTGGGCTGTTGTCATCGGTTTGAAGAAAACATCCCCTGGTTGTTGCCGACCTAATTGGTCTCCATCACCTAACAAGGCCATTGTCACAGGGTAACGTTGCACTAGTTGTTGCACCACTTGCCATTCGGCACTCGTAAACCCGTTGAACCCTTCAAAATAAAAGGCCACATTTTCAAGGGGATGTTGGGCCAATTGCGTCGCTAAAAATGGTAACACCTCCAAAGGTGTCATGCGGTCAGTGCCCATTTTTACAGCCAACGCATCGGCTACAATCGCTAAGTCTCTGAGTTTGGCGGCTAATGTCTGTCGTAAAAACGTCGCATCATCCGTTGTGTCATTCAAAATTTGTAACAAATCTTGGGGTGTAATGCGACTAGCCCGCAACTCAACCAGTTGCGTCACTAAAGCAGCGATAAAGCCTGGTTTAGCCTGCATTCTAGCAAAAATTGGTAATTGCGGTGCATACTCACGTAAAATATCGGACACCATAATAAATAACCCAGTATTTTGCACAATATCTGGCTGCTGATTGGGCATGTCCTTGAGCAATGCCCAAGCTAAACGGGTTAAGGAATAGACTTGTAAACGGCTTTGTGCATACAAATCTGACTGAGGATCATAACCATTTTGTTGCGCCAACCGTTGTAAAATCGCCACTTCACTATCAAATTTAACGTGGTTAGGCACGATATAATACACTGTGGTTGCTGCATCTTGCGCTAATTTTTGCTGAGCATCTGCTAATAACGCACCCCGTAAATCAGCTTGGGCATGCGCCATATAAATTGTTACCGCCATTTACGCCTCTTTTCATCATTAACACACATCTGTGTGACGTTAATTTCTCATCATACTGTCTATTTTAGCATACAAAAAGCACGTCATTTCTGACGTGCTGCTTGCTTTATCAACGACGATCTTTAAGTCGCTGTTGCATCAAATGTTGGTATCTTGTATACCAAACATCGACATATCCTTGTGAAAAAGGGCCCGTGCCTTCGTTGATCCAGTCAACTAAAATCTTAACATGTGCCTTCAGAATCTTATCGATTTCTGGTGGATAATGCCATTTTTTGCTGTGCGCTGCATATTCATCAGCATCCAACAAATGTTTTTCCCCATCAGGAAAAACTTTGACATCTAAATCGTAATCAATATACTTTAGCGCCTCTTTATCTAAGACAAAGGGTGACGCTAAATTACAGTAATACGATACCCCATTATCACGAATCATGGCAATAATATTAAACCAATACTTTTTATGAAAATAGACAATTGCCGGTTCACGTGTCACCCACCGTCGTCCGTCGTCTTCTGTCACTAAAGTATGATCGTTTAATCCAATGATTGCATTTTCACTGGTTTTTAAAACCATGGTATCGCGCCAAGTTCGATGCAACGAGCCGTCATGCTTATAACTTTTGATCGTGATGAAATCACCTTCGCGTGGCCCGCGATTTGACTTATCAAAACTCATGATCGTACCTACTCTTCTAACACCGAATGCTCTTTCATTGTATCAAATATTATACGTAAATGATAGACTACAAGCACTTTACCAAAAAGAGTGCCAAAGACGGTCTTTGTCTTTACTCAGAAAATTCTGTCAGCGCATCATTTTGGGTAACGGCTTGAAGGGCCACGTCAATCCATTCTGCCGAAAAGCCTTTGGTGTAAAGTTTATTTTTAACTTTATATTGTCGTTCCGACTCAGTTACATTGCGATAGCGATACCACAATCTTTCAGCTTGCCGAATCACGTTGGCACGTTCTGTGTCCGCATCATTAGCAAAATCAATCTGCGCCACAACTGCCTGGGCAATGTCAAAAGAAAAGCCTTTTTGTACAAGCGCTTGGACAATCTTTTGTTGCTTGGCACGTGTTGCTTCACGTTGATAACGTTGGGCTAATTTTAGGGCTAATTGTTCCCCCACGGCTAGCTGTTCAGCTGTTGTATAAGTTGCCAGTGCTTGGGTAATCGCTGATGCTGGTACCCCTGCCTGCTGTAAGGCCAAACTAATGGTCACCGGCCCTTTGGGTGACAAGCGCTTTTTGGTTGCCACATAATGTTTGGCATAGTTGAAATCATCAACATAACCTAAATCTTTTAATCGTGCCAATACGGTATCTTGAATCGCCTCAGTCACTTGTTGATCCGATAATTTTTGGCGAATTTGTTTTTCGGTCCGTAACGCATGGCCCAAATAATTTAAAGCTGTATTCAGTGCTTTGGCAATCGCATCATCATATTTGATTTGTGCAATTAAGGCATCATCTAATTCACGGCCCTTGGCCAAGCCGTATTTAATCAAGACACTTTCTGCAACGCCAAAAGCAAAAACGTTGTCTAAGTCAATACTGTAGCGTCCAGCTTGCTTTTGAGTCGCGATTTTCGTAATTTTTTTCATATTACTATTGTACGCAATCCATTCGGTAATTGCTCAAAATATGTCCAAAAATCACCAGTCCCCACAATTAAAGTACGTGATCGAGGCCAATTGCCAAGCCGCTCATCTGGGTTACGCCTTGTAAAGCACGCAGTACACCTGGCACAAACGCCGCACGACTCGTTGTACTTTGGCTCAAGGTCAATTGTTCATCCAGGCCACCAAAATACACGGTTTGTTGCGCAATGTAGCCCGGTAAGCGCAGCGCATGTACGGGAACAGCATCAATGACTTCACCACGTGCTGGCCCTGTCGTTGTTGGCTCTGGATCACGTTGACGTGCAGCAGCAATGCGCTTAGCTGTTGTCACAGCTGTCCCCGAAGGGGCATCGATTTTCTTAGGATTATGCGCTTCAACAATTTCGACATCCGGAAAATACTGCGCTGCTAACTCGGAAAATTGCATGAGTAACACAGCTGACAAACTAAAATTAGGGACAATTAATACCCCACCACCAGCTGCACGTGCCCGTAAATCAGCTACTTGGTCATCTGTTAGTCCCGTCGCACCAATGACAACGGCCATATCATGTGCAATCGCCCACACAGCATTGTCATACACCGTTGCTGGTGTACTCACATCCAAAAAAATATCTGCTGGTTGATCAATTTCTGATAGGGCTGTCCAAACTGGATAGGCACTGTCATGTGCGTGCCCACTTAAAATCCCCACAATTTCAAATGCTGAATCCATCAAACCGGTTTGAATCGCTTGGCCTAATTTACCAAAGCCACCAGCCAAAATAACGCGCGTCATGCCTTTGCCTCCAATCGTGTCGTTAATTGTTGTGTTTCATCAGCTGTTAACGGTAGAATAGGCAGCCGAGTGATGTTGTGCAACAAGCCTTGTTCAGCCAACTTGGCCTTCACCGGTGCGGGGGATGGCCAATGAAATAAAGCAGTCATTTTAGGGGTTAATTGACGCTGAATTTGGCCAGCTTGACGCCAATCGCCTGCTAACATAGCCGTAAATAAGGCCGTCATCTCATCCCCATATAAGTGCGCTGCAACAGAAATTGTCCCGGCACCCCCCAGGCTAAATGCGGCTAAAGTTTGCGCATCTTCACCTGTGTAAACGGCAAAATCCTCGTGCTGAGTCAATTCAACTTCCGCTCCGATAAATTCAGCCGACGTGGTTTCCTTAATGGCATTAATATTGGGGTGTTGTGCTAACTGCACGACACTGTCAACCGTCAAACCAACGGCAGAACGTCCCGGAATATTATACAGCATGACCGGTTTTGTCGCGGCATCAGCAATGGCGCTAAAATGGGCAATCATGCCGGCTTGGCTTGGCTTGTTGTAATAAGGGGTCACAGCCAAAATGGCATCAATACCCGAAATGGCACTTAATTCACGCGCCATTTCAACAGATTCTGCCGTATTATTGGTTCCCGCATTCGCAATCAATAAGACACGATCACCAACATAACTGGCAATAAATTCTGTAACGGCCAACTTTTCATCATGGGTCAAAGTTGGGGACTCACCAGTTGTCCCAGCAATAACCAGACCTTGTGTGCCATGCGCCAACAAATGATCAATCACTTTCGTCAGTGCTGCATAATCAATTTGGCCGACTTGATCAAACGGTGTGACCACTGCCGTGATCAGCTGAATATTTTCGTACATAACTTTTCCTCTAAAAATTCCAAGCACTGGTTACTAGGTATTACGCTGAAACTGTCATCCGCCAAATTAAAAAGTCTTTTAAGGCTTCAAATCCGGGGACCAACGCTGCTTCATCAATCGACAATTCCGGACTATGTAAGGGATGGGTATCATTGACACCAAGCCACAACATCACGCCGGGGATGTGCTGCAACAAGTAGCCAAAATCTTCGCCGGTCATGCCTGGTTGCGCCACTTGGAAGTCAATATTATCTGCCTGTTGCATAAATGCCATCATTTGTTGTGCTAAGACTGGATCATTTTCAACCGGTAAATAACTGCCACTTTCTAGTTCAACCGCAATCTCTAAATCATTGGCTAAGGCAACGCCATCAATAATTTGACGAATACGACGAATCATGATGTCAAGGCCAGCTTGCGTCATACTCCGGACAGTACCTTCAAAATGCACAGTATCCGGAATCACATTATTAGCAAT
Encoded proteins:
- a CDS encoding ROK family glucokinase; translated protein: MAKDKLIGVDLGGTTIKFAILTDAGEIQQKWSIKTNIFDEGSHIVPDIIASINHHLDLYQLDRERVIGIGMGTPGTVNREAGTVTGAFNLNWKTEQPVKADIEAGTGLPLTLDNDANAAALGEAWKGAGNNDADVSFVTLGTGVGGGLVANGQLIHGTAGAGGEVGHVVVEPNGYLCTCGNRGCLEQYASATGVVHLAQDFSEAYVGSSKLKQLISDGDEVTSKIVFDLAKDGDFLANEVVDKVAYYLGYATAAMSNILNPSAVVIGGGVAAAGEFLRARVEKNWQTFAFPTVRTSTRVKLAELGNDAGVIGAASLARI
- a CDS encoding YqgQ family protein, which gives rise to MKNFYDILTYLKRFGVYIHVGKRLWDIEVAALEVDNLYKANVIDRQEYARMKIILVHEHEQEVANPSD
- a CDS encoding rhomboid family intramembrane serine protease, with translation MIDAIQIQFKKAPVTVSLVAISLVMFGVEVIMGHGQTTNGQLLVALGAKWGPAIAIDHQYWRLLTPIFLHAGWLHIITNMLTLWFIGPLAEAVFGHRKFLGLYLFGGVVGNIMSYLFAPLTVSVGASTALFGLFGGLLMFVSQFRHDPEILAQGKTLLLFVGLNLVMGFGANGVDMWGHIGGLVGGIMFAVMAGFYGRSGKFPLYMRWTLVGVSGLLVLLTWLSKGGIG
- the addA gene encoding helicase-exonuclease AddAB subunit AddA yields the protein MSTTFTVNQQRAVDDTGHNILVAASAGSGKTTVLIERLIQKILNGASVTNFLIVTFTNAAAQEMRERLEVAIEKRLPAVDAATKRFLQEQLLLLPAANISTIDAYALRLIENYYHVIGLDPQFRLLSDTAERDMLRQDVLAQVLAAFYEEDHEHHADFLALVNNFGQPGQDNALQDIILKLTDFAEARPDGAAWLAQLADNQLDLTTAITQSDLYQQHILPTLTTTITPLLAAVQDAQVLVSGVPELKKTTLALATIQDYLQQVQTMATSAQWDDLRQVLLQPPKVSLETKSSKGVADEPELLDILAQAVAVKNQVIGAKSQLKQLTETFFRFTQSQWQTITDASQQLVATLVLVTQTFRTAFTDAKRAAQLVDFPDLGALALEILADTATRETIQSQFDEILVDEYQDINQLQETLLTQVANGHNMYMVGDVKQSIYGFRQAEPSLFTHKYKQFAQADNDNQRIELADNFRSHNNVTAMTNLIFTQLMDEKLGDIAYLGEAKLVPKADYPASVPPVFSVDIITKQAQAAEPTEADETVENFEKRQAQYARVAEKILALRETTIYDRKATPAGMRPVQYGDIAILTRSKAGYIDLVASLRAAGIPVQVDAVGNYFQTMEVYLMLDVLRVIDNPHQDIPLVAVLRSPMFGLTENDLAEIRLADQQHDFWTALTTYATTHLAAQKIIDQFGKWHQLAIQNDLVTLIWTIFDDTAWLDYVAGMPGGGQRQANLHALYAYARTYQNNTNAGLFRFVRYIEQLQQNDGQLGEAPQEADEQAVRVMTIHASKGLEFPIVFIPEFDKAFNTKDLKGKVLLQKNAGIGINYLQPDALVSMPTLQQLVVQQALKRQSWSEEMRLLYVALTRAEQQLHLIGSASVSESGQSTALQTLWQRAKNNTGQFLGEDLRLTAKSYLDWLILALARTQEPTLEAWLGEGDKPRLLGPETTQTGQLTVNLIPEATIHLPTDNTTPTEVATPNSQDYDAKDFQAAQAMLGYQYPNMAATQTAAYQSVSEMKRLFEDPDRPQMVSLTVAEDGQLSPANDLVSANLTLPTFMTDGSQQPSSAAIGTATHLMLQLLDFTVPQTRESLTELRDQLVANGRMTQPVADLINLDQILQFLATPFAQRVMQHAATLTREATFAMIMPANQIYQGLADSAPVLVHGIIDGYFIDHTTQSITLFDYKTDYIRPDRMTEDLAKLVQRYRGQLRLYQQALQQEYPTYTFHDPQLVALSVGRVVGLGVQ
- a CDS encoding PD-(D/E)XK nuclease family protein, producing the protein MAVTIYMAHAQADLRGALLADAQQKLAQDAATTVYYIVPNHVKFDSEVAILQRLAQQNGYDPQSDLYAQSRLQVYSLTRLAWALLKDMPNQQPDIVQNTGLFIMVSDILREYAPQLPIFARMQAKPGFIAALVTQLVELRASRITPQDLLQILNDTTDDATFLRQTLAAKLRDLAIVADALAVKMGTDRMTPLEVLPFLATQLAQHPLENVAFYFEGFNGFTSAEWQVVQQLVQRYPVTMALLGDGDQLGRQQPGDVFFKPMTTAQELMRLAKQAEQPVRLEQPQTRRTLSQTSAQLLTAWTHLGEYRPYQADQPASDLSVFAAENTIVEIQEVGRRIRRLLLADPDLHLRDILILVRDLTPYTDHIPEVMAQLELPYFLDTDQKMANHPLVELLLNLLMPTSERLQYQNVMAILKTSLLRPFQDQALVPEAEFFDVVSYFDNYLYANKPFEARWRHLDQPFELFTMTDEVAEDDVTLETEDQQINRRIETLRRFILAAFDALQESFDHAKTMREAATGLVMWLQKYHVTDAILAQRDQYLAAGDLARSRQGGEVWQLFTATLDELVAIDGDAVFDLAQFKAILTAGFAGAKFSGIPNHLDQLTISEAGIVQSNRYRHLFFIGGTRTNLPAQAKTTALINDAERLIVQPALQAGEQPKYLQNTAQQQMAEENLLFYGALSSANTSVTLSYPVLDSAGKIADMSPFYQRLVSTFQTPVTKITRVPADSAALLKNYTSTPRATLSELVKLIPTYQQSSAFKALQNAISVTQQDRLERVLSAPNYRNQTEILRPEFVQSLFGQQLNVSISQLESYYNNPLAYFLQYGLRLKERTTNELNVAQTGTLYHAVLEQVIRALIQRQVSLRDVTTEELLDLVSQAMTAELSLPVYQLLATNGKMRAVRDHLAKISRQLMINLQQAARANGSYPQAVEQLFGFPVKGALPALEFSGRRGPIKVRGKIDRLDRQDPNGVFGTIIDYKSNGKQFDWAQAFDGLQMQLLTYWQAAQKNAEALGVEAIGGAFFAKIAPERRRIADFKGDVDALLAGQVQPEIFKYRGLFVAEPDYLDSLELLDDGEAALFYQLKKKKDGQLYATSDFVEADDFGLLLQHNAENITQAGDHILGGEFPLLPTMGSLQYTPYTDILRFDRSLGDRYRPESPKGKTAILKILQEETADEHDIHS